A genomic window from Canis lupus dingo isolate Sandy chromosome 13, ASM325472v2, whole genome shotgun sequence includes:
- the SLC39A4 gene encoding zinc transporter ZIP4, giving the protein MTAQGPRALALLLTLPLLAVGAPPARLLAALSSGHGALDRGALGSLLNTLADRVHCADGPCGKCLSVNDALALGGPETPGLPEGQVLAPRHIARLSAAAALYLSDPRGTCADIRAGRWAARADQLLALLEGPTALAPGLSRLLQRIQAQTAGWPAAEACVDLPHLLEETDRAGAPNSPGLVLAALLDHVSSGSCLRALPTPQYFVDFVFRQHGGETPNITLAELEALMQRLGVGRVADTDHSDHDHLRTRANYQGPVPLTTLNSSSSLWDTVCLSASEVMAVYGLSEQAGVTPESWAQLSPALLQQQLSGACNPQPRNPTQDQLSQAERYLYGSLATLLICLCAIFGLLLLTCATCRAASHYVIQTFLSMAVGALTGDAILHLTPKVLGMHSHSGEGLGPQTTWRLVAMLGGLYTFFLFENLFNLLLPLDPEDSKDGPCSHSHGGHSHGVSLQLAPSELRPPKQPHEGSRADLVAEESPELLSAEPRRLSPELRLLPYVITLGDALHNFADGLAVGAAFASSWKTGLATSLAVFCHELPHELGDFAALLHAGLSVRRALLLNLASALTAFAGLYVALAVDVGEDSEAWILAVATGLFLYVALCDMLPAMLHVRDRRPWLLFLLHNMGLLGGWTVLLLLSLYEDNITL; this is encoded by the exons ATGACGGCCCAGGGCCCGCGGGCGCTGGCGCTGCTGCTGACCCTGCCGCTGCTCGCCGTGGGGGCCCCGCCGGCCCGCCTGCTGGCCGCGCTGTCCTCGGGCCACGGTGCTCTGGACCGCGGGGCACTGGGCAGTCTGTTAAATACGCTGGCGGACCGTGTGCACTGCGCCGACGGGCCGTGTGGAAAG TGCCTGTCTGTGAATGATGCCCTGGCCCTGGGCGGGCCCGAGACGCCGGGGCTCCCAGAGGGGCAAGTCCTAGCGCCCAGACACATCGCCCGTCTCAGTGCCGCCGCCGCCCTCTACCTCAGCGACCCCAGGGGCACGTGTGCAGATATCCGGGCTGGCCGCTGGGCCGCCCGCGCTGACCAGCTCTTGGCCCTGCTGGAGGGCCCCACAGCGCTGGCCCCGGGCCTGAGCAGGCTGCTGCAAAGGATCCAGGCCCAGACTGCTGGCTGGCCCGCTGCGGAG GCCTGCGTAGACCTGCCTCACCTGCTGGAGGAGACAGACAGGGCAGGAGCTCCCAACAGCCCTGGCCTGGTGCTGGCCGCCCTGTTGGACCATGTCAGCAGCGGGTCCTGCCTCcgagccctgcccaccccccagtaTTTTGTAGACTTTGTGTTTCGGCAGCACGGCGGCGAGACTCCCAACATCACACTGGCTG AGCTGGAGGCCTTGATGCAGCGCCTGGGGGTAGGCAGAGTGGCTGACACCGACCACAGTGACCACGATCATCTGAGGACCAGGGCCAACTACCAGGGCCCTGTGCCCCTTACCACCCTGAACAGCAGCTCCAGCCTGTGGGACACA GTATGCCTGAGTGCCAGCGAAGTGATGGCTGTGTACGGGCTGTCTGAGCAGGCCGgggtgaccccagagtcctgggcccAGCTGAGCCCTGCCCTGCTCCAACAGCAACTGAGTGGGGCCTGCAACCCCCAGCCCAGGAACCCCACCCAGGACCAGCTCAGCCAGGCGGAGA GGTATCTCTACGGCTCCCTAGCCACGCTGCTCATCTGCCTCTGTGCCATTTTTGGCCTCCTGCTCCTGACGTGTGCCACCTGCCGCGCTGCCTCCCACTATGTCATCCAGACCTTCCTGAGCATGGCCGTGGGCGCGCTCACAGGCGATGCCATCCTGCACTTAACACCCAAG gtgctggggatgcaCTCCCACAGCGGGGAGGGCCTTGGCCCACAGACCACCTGGCGCCTCGTGGCCATGCTGGGAGGCCTCTACACCTTCTTCCTGTTTGAAAACCTCTTTAATCTCTTGCTGCCCCTGGACCCAGAG GACTCAAAGGATGGGCCCTGCAGCCACAGCCATGGTGGCCACAGCCATGGGGTGTCCCTGCAGCTGGCGCCCAGCGAGCTCCGGCCACCTAAGCAGCCCCACGAGGGCTCCCGCGCAGACCTG GTGGCGGAGGAGAGCCCGGAGCTGCTGAGCGCGGAGCCCCGGAGACTGAGCCCAG AGCTCCGGCTGCTGCCCTACGTGATCACACTGGGCGACGCGCTGCACAACTTCGCCGACGGGCTGGCCGTGGGCGCCGCCTTCGCGTCCTCCTGGAAGACCGGGCTGGCCACGTCGCTGGCCGTGTTCTGCCACGAGCTGCCACACGAGCTAG gGGACTTCGCGGCCCTGCTGCACGCGGGGCTGTCGGTGCGCCGGGCGTTGCTGCTGAACTTGGCCTCGGCGCTGACTGCCTTCGCCGGCCTCTACGTGGCGCTCGCTGTCGACGTCGGCGAGGACAGCGAGGCCTGGATCCTGGCGGTGGCCACCGGCCTCTTCCTCTACGTGGCGCTCTGCGACATG ctcccgGCCATGCTGCACGTGCGGGACCGGCGGCCCTGGCTCCTCTTCCTGCTGCACAACATGGGCCTGCTGGGCGGCTGGACCGTCCTGCTGCTGCTGTCGCTGTATGAGGACAACATCACCCTCTGA